A window from Triticum aestivum cultivar Chinese Spring chromosome 6D, IWGSC CS RefSeq v2.1, whole genome shotgun sequence encodes these proteins:
- the LOC123141573 gene encoding auxin-responsive protein SAUR36-like — MMARRQRGFRLGRKLLGLWRRALCNRRRRGYARLQRCQLGAGAKPSHAAVGSAKQQQQLVVLPRERDEPRRMLGWGRSLARRMRLLPRRGERLLEDAGEATTPKGQVAVYVGGDEPGGESMRYVVPVVYFNHPLFGELLREAEEEFGFEHPGGITIPCAATRFERAAAMAAAGGGRKAPGWW, encoded by the coding sequence ATGATGGCAAGGCGGCAGAGAGGATTCCGGCTCGGCCGGAAGCTGCTGGGCCTCTGGCGCCGGGCGCTCTGCAACCGCCGGCGACGCGGCTACGCCCGCCTGCAGCGGTGCCAGCTGGGAGCTGGCGCGAAGCCGTCCCACGCGGCCGTCGGgagcgccaagcagcagcagcagctggtgGTGCTGCCGCGGGAGCGGGACGAGCCCCGGCGGATGCTGGGGTGGGGTCGGTCGCTGGCGCGGCggatgaggctcctgccgcggcGTGGCGAGCGGCTGCTGGAGGACGCCGGCGAGGCGACCACGCCCAAGGGGCAGGTGGCGGTGTACGTGGGCGGCGACGAGCCCGGCGGGGAGTCGATGAGGTACGTGGTGCCGGTGGTGTACTTCAACCACCCGCTCTTCGGGGAGCTGCtgcgcgaggccgaggaggagtTCGGCTTCGAGCACCCCGGCGGGATCACCATCCCCTGCGCGGCCACGCGGTTCGAgcgcgccgccgccatggccgccgccggcggcggcaggaAGGCGCCCGGCTGGTGGTAG